The window GCAGCTTTAAGCACAGTAGGAGGTGCATCCCAAGGATGATGTATCCACTCAGTTGGCATCCTTGCTAGCTCTGGCAGCCATTGCCTTACATATTCACCTTCTGGATCAAATTTGGAGCCTTGAATCTAACTccaaaaatcaacataaaatgaGGCCAAAAGATATGAAACATAACTTATAGATTCAATTGACAAGATCTATCTATATTTTTAGTAATGCTTATTAACACAAGTAATTTTCCTCAATTAGAAAATTTGCCGACTGTTTACTAATATCATTTGCTTTTGCAGATTGGGAATCATTCTAAGGAAAGGATCATATTTCAAAAGTTCGTATAACATATTGTGGCAACTTCAATGGCACATCTATAActgattattttattcattgtAAGGATGAGTTTGCACTTTTAAACTATCTGAGTAGGCAGAAAGTTATGTTAGATTTGCAAACTGCAACAGCAGTCCAAAATTAGCAGGCCTTTACCTATATTTCCAAACACTGAAACTTGATGAAGATACTAACTAACACACACAACATAATCAGATGCAAATGAGTGTAAAATCACAAGTTACtgtaaatataaaatgcaTGGCCTCAGAATTGAAGGAACCGGAGATATTTGTTGTACTCTGCATTAGATTGCTACTTATATTCaaagttaataaattaattagggAACTCACACACCTGTGGGCTGTCTAATCGTTCTAGCTCATGACCATCTGGTAAGCTCCCAGATATGTACTGCCAACCAAGAATATCGCATTCCAAATCTGCATCCAAAAGTGTGTCCCAGAAATACTTCATTCCCCATTtccatggaagaagaagaaacttcACTGCAAAACTTGAAACAATCACTCTTATTCTGTTGTGTATCCAACCAGTTGCCCAAAGCTCTCTCATTCCTGCATCTACCAATGGATAGCCAGTCCGACCTTGTCTCCAAGCCTTAAAATGGTTCACATCAGCATGCCAAGGAAAAAACTTCAAGTTGCTCAACAATGATCGCTCATGAGTGAATGGAAAATTGAAACAAAGATAACGGGAGTATTCTCTAAACCCAATGGCCTTTAGAAAAAGTGTTACACTTTCTTCTCCTTGAGAGTTCTGTTCTCTTCTCCATAGTATCTGCTTCATCCGTGCACACTGGAAAACTTTCCTTACACTTAGCTCTCCAAAATGAAGATACGGGGACAAAAGTGATGTGGAGTTGCCCCCAACCTTTAGCCTATTATTTGAATAGTTGAATAGATTCTGTTCAACAAACTCAGTTAGAGCCTTATCAGCATTGCTCCAACCTGGAGACCATCCTCTTCCTAACAATGCATTGCTAGATTTTTCAGATTCATTTTCAAGGCCCAAATCTTCAAGAGAGAACCTTTCTACTGTTCCTGTCACTAATAAGGAAAGAATTCAGCAAATAGTTACTCATTTTGCATGTATACATCACACACAGGTCCTTCATACATATTTCATCTTCGTTTTCGTCACAGTCCTTTGTACATAAATACATATTAACTTACACTGTGCATGTTTTGCATGACAACTTCATATGCATCTAAGGAAAACAGTCTATCAGCAGCTCAAGGTCATATTTTTGCCCCTAAGAATGAACAAAGTCATGACTTCTGTAGGCGGTAACAAGCAAAGAAATGCAATACATATACATATCTGTAAAACATAATTTCTTCAAGGAAGACAAATTCTTAGCAGAAGACCAGGATGATGTGGTTGCCACTCGAATTATCATATAAAAAGAAGCAGATCTGTCATCTTCATTTCAATACTATTGTTTTCACCAAGTTAGTTTCCAAACTGAAAGTTAATTGTACAATCAAGAATGAACCACACTGAATTACATGATATTCTGTTTAAATTTACCTGCAGCTGGCACCAATCTCCACGGGGGAAGAAGTGGAATGGGTTCGGTTTGCATGTTCAAGCACTTGTCCCAATATGCATCAAAGGTCGTAAAAGCTTGCCCCttctcatcatatatctccCATGGTTCATATAACAAATCGCCATTATAGCTTTGCACAGAAATGCCAATCTCTGCCAGTTTCTCTTTGATGCCATGATCACGAACCAGTGAAACAGGATCTGGAGAAGGACAGTACACGTGAAACCATATTACAAGACCtctcaaagaaaatgaatggAACAAGAACAAAATCCGGCAGCCAAACTTCTCATCCATAAAGGAATTATGTACTAAACTAGCTTCTGGGGGTAAATAAAGAGTTGGTTCCAactaaaacaagaaattactTGTGTTTACACATGTGGAAATCAACCAAAGCAGGGAAATGTCAAGGCATCACACCAGGACAAAGAAGCAATTAGATGTGGCAACTCCAGAAAGTATCCTCTCCTAGGGAAAAGATGAAAGAGAGGGAAACAAGCACTCTGCCATGAGAAATCCATTACCATTCTGAGAACACAAATAATCCATGCTTAAAATTTTCCTTCAACTTCAACGAGCAGTCGTTTTGCCATGACAATTGTGCCCCAAAAGGACAAGTAGTCATTCTTTTTTGCTTCCTTTTGGATGCATGCTTGTGTATTTCAccttttaactcaaaatattaGATTGCATTTGGCAATAGTTTAATTCTTAGACTCTATTTTGCAGATATATAAGCATAACCATGATCTCAAGGTAATTTTATGATGACAACTATGCTTCTTGTTTATTACTTCCATCCAATTTCATTCTTCAATGTCTCTGAACTTTTAAGCAACAgtttttctcaattaatttttaaacatttgaaTAGCTCACGATTTAAACTAAACTTGTAACTAACTTCTATGATCTatcaaattttccttttatctcCAATGTCTCTGCTTAatattttctccattttcAGGGGAAAAAAAGGATGGGAATGGGGACAGGAAATTATCTTCCATGAAGACTATCATCAAGCTTCAGCAAGTAAGTTAATGATGATGACAAGATTGGAAGTCAATAGGCGAAGCATAAATTATCCAACAGAAGCTTAGAGTTTGATTGAAGCAACTACAATCTTGTTAGAAGCAGTAAGCATGTCTAATAGAGGCCATTGCAGTTACAATTAATAGGATTCCAGGGATACCAAGAAAGATATCACATCAGAAATTCAAAGTTAAACATGCTTCACTAATATAtagcaaattaaaatttgtatcaGTTTAAAACAGCAGCATTGATCAGAGGAATCAGAATATACCATAAAGATGGTTAAATACTACTTTTGTTGCCCCAGTAGCGTTGATGCAATCCAAAAGAGCCGAAAGAGTGCTTTGGGTCTTAATCAGCACAAGTTCAGCCCCAAGAGACCTCAAGGACTGCTCCAAATGAGCAAGAGATTGCTTCAGCCACCATCGTGAAACTCGACCTGGGTAGAACTGCCCTTCCTCTTTAGGGCACCATATAAAGACAGGAAAGACACTACCATTCCTTGCAGCAGCAGCTAAAGCAGGATTGTCATCAATCCTGAGATCCCTCCTAAACCAGACTATCGTTTTACTGCTACTCATGTTGAACTAACAAGATCTTTCAGATAAGACTAAAGTGTTTGGATTCAAAAAGATATAAATAATCTCTATGTCTTTCCTTCAATCCAACACATGAACATCAAAAAAGGTGTAATTTGCACAAACTCCTCCAAGATGGTTTTATGctacaaagaaacccaaaCTTGAAACAAACTCAGATTTGCTGAGCACttataaaatatctcaatagcAACTCTTGAACCCTAAACTTAGAAATACTAGGTTTTGGCTATCACAGTGAAAATTACTTGTTGCTGCTATAACCACAACAAACAGACTACACGGCTGTTTGCAACTTCTATCCTGCTCTTATGTGTCCAGGATATCCAACCGAGTCTTGCTTCAATTAGGCCTTCCCTACATGTCTCACCGATCCACAACTCCACCAATCAAACACCAGAACCTCTACAAATTATCTTCTACTCCAAGAAGTTGATGCAGACCTCCACCAGAACCAGTAGAATAGACAAGCGAAAACTCCACAGAGGAAGCAATAGCCTTGTTGACAACAACCTCTTCAAATCCAAGAGCACCGTTCTTGAACTTTCCTACACTCTATATACAGTGGAAGATCAGATTTTGTATGAGTAAAGAAAACAGATCCGAGACACCAGAAAGAGAAATCAGTGATTCCTTAATAATTCATATTAAAGAATGTTATCCACAAACAAGGACAActaaatctaaaaataaatatataaaagattaaCCAGACCTAGTTTTTATACAAAGTTAATTGCTGAACTACTTTACCCCATGTAGCTAGTAGCTAAAAACTCAGCAAAAACAGACAAAAAATTATACAGGGTTTGGTAACAATTATGATTGATGATATTTCTTCATTACTTACAGTACATTGTACAGTGACATTCCTTTGAACAAATGGAACTGGCAACGTCTTTATGCGAAGAGAGTGGCTTGTGGATCCTTATTTGTGTCAATATCACGTGGGCTCGTATAATATTGATAGTGGTGGGTGACATATCTTGTCTGCTTTGTGGATCAACTGTAGCTTCTCAAGATAAGGTCTTTCTCTGTCTCATTCAATTAACACACACCCAGACaccctctctctctttcaGGGCTGTTGAGTAACTCTTCGGTCAATAACAGTTTCGTCTTTTCCATACCAGCAAAGGCTCTTTGTTATAACTGTTAACTGAAGCATATGCATTCAACATGTTGGGGGTAACTTGCGGCTTCCCAAGTTTGTAACTGGTATTTCTGGTGATTTCATTTATTCTATTTAGAAAGATTTTTGCCTTTTTGTAAGCCTTGCAATTTGCTTCGGTCTTGCTCTGGGAAAAACAGCTTTTAGTTGAACAGGACCACAAAGTGTGGACCTCAATTGGGAAAGGGCGAAAATGAGAGAAGAGCTTAAACACCCAGCAAGTTTTAAGTTATTAAGCATTTGGTCCCATTTTCCTATCTTCTCGTAGACCTTGATGATATTAGactttttatcattatctGCCATGATCATATGCAGTTGAAACCTAAAAATCTCCACCTAAAACCTATCACTTCCGTCACAATGAGTCCATGACATAAAGTAAAATTTGCATATTTTGCATAACTAATTGCCTACGACAGTTGCAATTACTGTCTACATGTGATATGAATGTTATCCCCATTGTAGCACTGCTAAGAAGTCAAAAGTGACCAAATTCATCCTAGCATGCTAGCTTCTTTATCACGAGGTTTGCAGAAGATTGATTTTCCACCGTGACCAAGCGACTTTCGCCCATCCTTGTGGACTTTAAAGGCATTACCAGAACGGGAGCCAATAAAGAAACAATCTTTCCTGTGTTTGGTAGACTAGTTCTTTTCAACTATCAGAACTCCATAATAAAACAAAGCATAGCAAACAAATGCCAGAGGATCGGTTcaatcaaaaccaaaaaatactGGGCCCCGgttgttgatttatttgattcagtGATCGTGACTACagaaattatttatactttgaCAGCCCTATAAGACTACAAAAATTTATCGGAAAAGGCTCCGATGAACAGGAGGACAAATGATTGAAAAACCATTTCATTAATAAGAGTCAAGTATCCATAATCACACCCATTTTCACCTGAGAAGCATCATGGCAATGAGGAGCCCAAAGTCCCAACATACCTCAGATGTTTGAGCCCCGAGCTCCAAATCAGCCTTCCCAAGGTGTTATTTAACGTTGACAAATTCACGAAATATGTACTGTGAGAGACAGATAACCGCACTTAATTCAGCAACTAACTGAAGCAGGAAACCATCCTAAAAGCAACTCTAGGGAGTTTCCTAAGCATGTGAAACCCATGAACGGGAGTGAATGCTTAACGTGCACGCTCCCTGATCACCTCAAGATCCATTTCAGTGGGGTCAGTTGCCTGGATTTCATAATGAATGCCCTCCAGTTCCCTCCTGAACCTGTCCTTCGATGTTGCGTAAAGCATCTTGGAACGGATCCTTGAAACAGAAGGAGACCTGCAGAAGAACATAAAGTCAGACATGTATACAAAAAAACGGAGATGACAAATAGAAAAATGTGCACCAGTTAATTCACTCTTGTTTTGTCTAACAATTCTACAAAAAATTCAACTGTCAACAGCAAGAAATGAAAACTAATTTCATGATTTTCCCATCACCGCTTTGCACACTCAACCAATTTTAAGTTTATGAACCTTGATGAGGAAGCAAAGCACATATTCTTGGCTCAATATTGCATTACATAAGCAAGGAATGCACTGCAAAACAGGACCACAGATGAAGCACCTTGTAATCACTCATAACATTCTTTGCTTACGGAAGCATAGAAGCCACCACAAAACCAACTCAACTCCAAAGTTGaatcttatttaaatatattacaccttttattaatataaactCCCTCTTTCTCAATGCCAGAAGGaatggaaaaaataattaagctTCCAGATCAGCTTGCCTTCCAGAAAACAAAGGCAAAATTGCACGAATCCAGTAGatagtaaaaacaaaagaaaaatccaagACATCCTAGTTTTCTAAAAGTGTAAAGAACAGGAAAATCAAATCCAAAgataataaacaaattttgtGAACAGCAACTGCATAGAAGGAAATCTGACTTGGGGTGAACAAGAACTAATATCCAAAGTAAAAAgatgatttgatttttgatgGAACCTGAGGACAAAATGTAATCTCATAAGAAGaagtatttttatattcacAAACACAAAAGCAGCATTGCAAGCATGACATCCATGAATTCAACCACCACCAATATTTGTTCCCCTCTCCATATCTTTGCATGGAGAACAGAGAGTGCAAGTCAAAGGTTTGTACATTATTCatgcatcatcatcatttgtATTTCTAGCAAACCTAACACCATCTACAATAACCCCAGTGAGGAACACAGTTCTAAGAAAGTCCTTAGAAAAACCAACAGAATTCAAAACCTTAGGCTCCACATATTAACAAAACataaatgatcaaatttcaaCCAAACGATTATTGGCAAACAACAAAGCAATGGAGCTATACCTATATGGAAAGGGGTCAAACAATTGTATTAACCATAAACACCTCCATTTTCAATCAAATTGAACTACACAAGGGGCAAGCAATGGTATTGAAGTTTCAGAAGCCAAgcagaaaaagagagaaagaggaggaaagaaagaatgagggttttataaacttataatttaGATCAGATTCAGTAAGTTACAATGCAAATGTGGCACAAAATTTTGACagaattgaattattttgCAATTGAAAAAGATACTGACCATGCAATGAAAAAGATCTTGCTCTTCTGGCAGTTCTCAGAAGTCACAAAATCAAAGTCATAAACTGCATATCGGCAATCATTCTCAGGCATTGAGGCAGTGAAATCATCATAGCTCTCAGCTGGACCCCCAGTCTTTTCCACTACAACctcatttttcttctcatcAATCTTAAAGATCACATATCGGAACACCTTCTTCCTCTGCAGCTCCATGTATGTGCTTTTGCTGTGTTCAGCCACTCCCATGCCAGATGATGCATTTGCCTGAAAACCAGAAACAAATGTTTGATGTTTAATGCTTACTCCAACAAAAATGGACTAGTGTtatctttcaattttaaaaaccaCTACATTTTTGACAAAGCAGAACAAACTGCCATCAATGAACCCTAAATAACAGGTCCACGATGCAAAAGTACCTGATACAACATGGAAACTTTCACAAAATTTAACAATGttgtaatataatattttccaACACAATCATAAATTCTTAACTCCATGACTATTCACAGATGCCATATGGAAATTGTGGCTAAACGAACCAATCCAACATAATTTAAAAGCCTAATCCATTGGCAAAAAAAACCAATCCAACATAATTCAAAAGCCTAATCCTGGTTCCAATTCCAGGGCCCATTTATTTACAGCAAGATGCAGTTGTAGCATTACAATTGGAGACCAAGATGCACAAAAAAAGGACCAAAAAAGGCAAACTTTTACTTCAACTTAGCTTGGATAGACCTAGAAAGACACTATTATGAgtacaaaatcaaaatcctaTTTTCCTTCAAGCTGTGTTCTTGTGAGTAACTTCACTTCAACTAAGCTCAATTGGATAGCAGCAAAGTACCAACCTTGACTTAACACTCAcatcacattttaattaatgaaatcgTAACAGAAATCTAATCTTATAATCCATTTTTTCAAGaacccaaaaaggaaaaaaaattgaaacaactACAATTAAAAAGCTAAGATCTAGCTAACCACGAAAGATTCAGTCTTTACACACACACAGACACGAGAAAAGAAATAACTTACAACAAAATTGAAAGCTACCCATATAATTAAAACCTTAACTTTGTCTAAGGGTCaacatggaaaaagaaaaaaacatatcTTTTTAAGCTAAaacaaagagaataaaaagaacCCAAACTAAATTAGATCTAAGAGAATcgaaaggaaacaaaaaacagTGACTTACTCTTCTAAAAGCCATGGCTGCTTCAAATGAAGAAATAAAGTGGGTATTTTTGGAGAGAAGGGGACAAAGAGAGAGTTCTTATGGAgagaaaataaggagaaaaagCAGCCAccagaaagaagaaaaactacGAAACTATTTTGAATACTTAACAAaaggaattttatttttctttctgagaaaaataaaatgaaaaaaagaaaaagaaaaagatccGTGTTTTGAGAGGAAAGGGAAGGGGCGCGTCGTGTTCGATTCTTTTCTGACAATGACGGGCTTCATCATCCTCTTTCGCTGACATGGCTATTTTTTATTGATCCATTTTCTGTAGcagtaaaaaaatttgttttttataatttttttattgattttctattttttggtagacataaattttttttggtgtaAAATATGACCTGataaatagattttattatttttgaatttataatatttttatttgaaattct is drawn from Theobroma cacao cultivar B97-61/B2 chromosome 4, Criollo_cocoa_genome_V2, whole genome shotgun sequence and contains these coding sequences:
- the LOC18603214 gene encoding cryptochrome-1 isoform X3; translated protein: MSSSKTIVWFRRDLRIDDNPALAAAARNGSVFPVFIWCPKEEGQFYPGRVSRWWLKQSLAHLEQSLRSLGAELVLIKTQSTLSALLDCINATGATKVVFNHLYDPVSLVRDHGIKEKLAEIGISVQSYNGDLLYEPWEIYDEKGQAFTTFDAYWDKCLNMQTEPIPLLPPWRLVPAAVTGTVERFSLEDLGLENESEKSSNALLGRGWSPGWSNADKALTEFVEQNLFNYSNNRLKVGGNSTSLLSPYLHFGELSVRKVFQCARMKQILWRREQNSQGEESVTLFLKAIGFREYSRYLCFNFPFTHERSLLSNLKFFPWHADVNHFKAWRQGRTGYPLVDAGMRELWATGWIHNRIRVIVSSFAVKFLLLPWKWGMKYFWDTLLDADLECDILGWQYISGSLPDGHELERLDSPQIQGSKFDPEGEYVRQWLPELARMPTEWIHHPWDAPPTVLKAAGVELGLNYPKPIIDMDTAREHLTEAIFKMWEMEAAAKAATSDGMSEEVFDNSDGIETSAIPKVILKEKSSCPTYSSNDQRVPSFQNCNNGSSRRKRAKYVEEERLNADKLKNQNKGAGTSRGEEDLCSTAESSASKGQSTSRISFSVPQSCSSSDGRPLQEYESSDLRRSWQEKIDLDQTSSKNRAMR
- the LOC18603214 gene encoding cryptochrome-1 isoform X2, producing MSSSKTIVWFRRDLRIDDNPALAAAARNGSVFPVFIWCPKEEGQFYPGRVSRWWLKQSLAHLEQSLRSLGAELVLIKTQSTLSALLDCINATGATKVVFNHLYDPVSLVRDHGIKEKLAEIGISVQSYNGDLLYEPWEIYDEKGQAFTTFDAYWDKCLNMQTEPIPLLPPWRLVPAAGTVERFSLEDLGLENESEKSSNALLGRGWSPGWSNADKALTEFVEQNLFNYSNNRLKVGGNSTSLLSPYLHFGELSVRKVFQCARMKQILWRREQNSQGEESVTLFLKAIGFREYSRYLCFNFPFTHERSLLSNLKFFPWHADVNHFKAWRQGRTGYPLVDAGMRELWATGWIHNRIRVIVSSFAVKFLLLPWKWGMKYFWDTLLDADLECDILGWQYISGSLPDGHELERLDSPQIQGSKFDPEGEYVRQWLPELARMPTEWIHHPWDAPPTVLKAAGVELGLNYPKPIIDMDTAREHLTEAIFKMWEMEAAAKAATSDGMSEEVFDNSDGIETSAIPKVILKEKSSCPTYSSNDQRVPSFQNCNNGSSRRKRAKYVEEERLNADKLKNQNKGAGTSRGEEDLCSTAESSASKGQSTSRISFSVPQSCSSSDGRPLQEYESSDLRRSWQEKIDLDQTSSKNSNVLLIKKIKEVSVSFWPV
- the LOC18603214 gene encoding cryptochrome-1 isoform X1, with product MSSSKTIVWFRRDLRIDDNPALAAAARNGSVFPVFIWCPKEEGQFYPGRVSRWWLKQSLAHLEQSLRSLGAELVLIKTQSTLSALLDCINATGATKVVFNHLYDPVSLVRDHGIKEKLAEIGISVQSYNGDLLYEPWEIYDEKGQAFTTFDAYWDKCLNMQTEPIPLLPPWRLVPAAVTGTVERFSLEDLGLENESEKSSNALLGRGWSPGWSNADKALTEFVEQNLFNYSNNRLKVGGNSTSLLSPYLHFGELSVRKVFQCARMKQILWRREQNSQGEESVTLFLKAIGFREYSRYLCFNFPFTHERSLLSNLKFFPWHADVNHFKAWRQGRTGYPLVDAGMRELWATGWIHNRIRVIVSSFAVKFLLLPWKWGMKYFWDTLLDADLECDILGWQYISGSLPDGHELERLDSPQIQGSKFDPEGEYVRQWLPELARMPTEWIHHPWDAPPTVLKAAGVELGLNYPKPIIDMDTAREHLTEAIFKMWEMEAAAKAATSDGMSEEVFDNSDGIETSAIPKVILKEKSSCPTYSSNDQRVPSFQNCNNGSSRRKRAKYVEEERLNADKLKNQNKGAGTSRGEEDLCSTAESSASKGQSTSRISFSVPQSCSSSDGRPLQEYESSDLRRSWQEKIDLDQTSSKNSNVLLIKKIKEVSVSFWPV
- the LOC18603215 gene encoding actin-depolymerizing factor, producing the protein MAFRRANASSGMGVAEHSKSTYMELQRKKVFRYVIFKIDEKKNEVVVEKTGGPAESYDDFTASMPENDCRYAVYDFDFVTSENCQKSKIFFIAWSPSVSRIRSKMLYATSKDRFRRELEGIHYEIQATDPTEMDLEVIRERAR